The Armatimonadota bacterium genome contains the following window.
GTCAGGTCGGCGACCTGCGCGTGCAGGCTGGAGGTGGACTGCTCGATGCGGGCGCTCATGTCGTTGAACGCGGCGGCCAGCAACCCCAGCTCGTCCGCGGACTGGACCGACGCCCGGGCGGTGAAGTTTCCGCGGGTGACCTCCCGCACGGCCGCGACGATGGTGGACAGGGGCTCCAGGACGAACCGGCCCAGCAGGACGCTGAGGGTCCCCAGGGCGAGCAGGAAGGTGAATCCCACCAGGCCCGCGAGCATCCGGGCGGTGGACCGCAGGTGCTCGGCCACCTGCCCGGTTCCCAGGGTCACGCCGATGGCTCCCAGGATCGGGCGGCCCGCCGGGTGGCAGGCGTGGCACTCGCGGCGGTTGGGGATGGGGACCAGCACCAGCAGCTCGCCGGCGGCCGGGTACTCCGCGGTCGCCGGCCGGCCCGTGGCGATCACCTGAGCCAGCAGCGCCGACGGCCGCGGGGCCCCGACCTCGCCGGTGTGGGAGGACGCCCAGATGCGTCCTCCGGGCGAGAAGACGGTCACCCGGTGCACCACTGGCACTTCCTCGATGTGCCGGATGATCTGCTTGGTTTCGTCGGGGTTGTTGTTGATCATGGTGGTCATCAGGCTGTGCAGCACGGTCCCCGCCACCGTCTGGGCCATGACCTCGAACTGGCGCAGGGCGGCCCGGCGCTGAAACACCACCAGGGCGTAAATGGAAAACCCCCCGACCACCACAACGAGGGTAACAATCCACAGGGTGATCTTCAGGTGGAGCCGCAGCGGCTATCCCCCCGCGTATTCCTCCGATCGCTCCACGAAGACGGGAAGGTGCTCGGCAATCCACAGGTAGGCCAGCACGCCGGCGGACACGATGCCCAGGGTGACTGTCACCTCCATCCACGAGGGCACGTACGTGGCGCCGCTGCCCGCCCACATGCCGGTGATGGCCACGTTGAGCCTGTTGAGGACGACACCGCTGACCACCAGGGCCGCGGCGGTGACTACCGTGCCCGGCCTCAGTGCGACCGGCAGGGCCAGCAGGATCAGGGGCAGGATCACCCCGACCGCCATCTCCACCCAGAACAGGGTCCCTTCCACCGTGCGGGGAGTCGCCAGGGAAAGTGCATCCCGGAGGACCAGATCCACCACCCGCACGCCCAGGTACAGGGTGAGGACCACCGCCATGGCCCGTCCCAGGTCCGCGAGCAGAGGAAATTCCAGGGGGCGGCGGAAGGCCCGGGCGCTGAGGGCGGCCTCCACGGTCACCATGGCCGGCCCGACCGCCACCGCCGACAGGAAGAACAGGACCGGCAGCAGCGGCGTGTACCACAGGGGGTGCAATTTCCCGGGGACGATCAGGAACAACGATCCCAGGGAGGACTGGTGCAGGGTGGAGAGGATGACCCCGGCCACCACCAGCGGGGGCAGCGACGCCCGGGCGATGGACAGCAGGGTGGTCCACCCCAGCCGCTCCAGGACCATGATGCCGAACTCCAGGGCCAGGACCAGCGTGTACAGCATCACGCACCACGCGACCTCGAACATGACCGAGTGGGGGTTCCACATGATCAAGGGGTGCCAGATGCGGTACGGCCGGCCCAGGTCCACCAGCAGGGCCGCGATCACCAGCAGGTAACCCAGGAACCCCGTCACGATGGCGGGGCGCAGCAGCGGGCGGTAGCGCTCGTTGTGCAGGACGTACACCGTGGCCGCCATGGTGAACCCTCCGGCGGCCAGGGCCACCCCGCACAGGACGTCAAACCCCACCCACAGTCCCCAGGGGAAGCGGTCGGACAGGCGGGTCACCGCGCCCAGCCCGCGGGCGTAGCGGACACCGCTGATGAGTGCGGCAGCCGCCACCAGGATCCACAGGATCGTCCGGCCGGGCGTGAGCCGTCGGGCCATCAGTGGCCACCTCCGTTCAGGTTAATGCGCCGGCGCAGGAAGAACTCCAGAGCGCTGAGGGTGGCGCCGATGACGATCACCAGGGTCGGCACCTTGCCCAGCGCCTTCCAGGTGTAGGCGGGCAGCGGCTCCCGGACCACGACCGGGAACCCCAGCTCCTCGAAGGGGACGTCGCTCACGTACAGCCACGAGGTCCCCCCGGCCTCCTCGGCGCCGTAGATGGCGGGCACGTAGCGGTCGGGCGACTCGGCGATCCGGCGGGCGGCCTCGGCCAGGATCGCCTCCCGCGGCCCGACCTGGAGCGCCCGCATCGGACACGCCTCCACGCAGGCGGGGGGCTCCCCCCGGGCCAGCCGCTCCGCGCACAGGTTGCACTTCTGGATGCGCGGCAGAGGCCGGTCCCACTCAAAGCGGGGCACCTGAAAGGGACAGGCCAGCATGCAGTACCGGCATCCCAGGCAGCGGCTGGCGTCGTAGACCACCGGCCCCTCGGGCGTCTTGCGCAGGGCGGCCACGGGACAGGCCGAGGCGCACGCCGGTTCCAGGCAGTGCATGCACTGTACCTTATAGGTGCGCCGGTCGGCTCCCGCATCGCCCAGGTTCAGGTGGCTGCGCGGCTGCCGCAGGGGGCGGACCCGGATGTAGGTCCAGGCGGTGGGGCCCAGGTCAGACGACTCCCGCTCGGGGAATCCGTGGTAGCGCTTGCACGCCATCTCGCAGGACCGGCACCCCACGCACCGGGCCACGTCCACCAGGACGCCGACGGCGGGCGCGGCCCGCCGCCGGGCGGTGGCCGGGCGCGTCGGAGACAGCACGGTCACCCCCACGGCGCTGGCCGCCGCCAGGTGCAGGAACTGACGTCGGGTCAGCGCCATCCCGGGTCAGCTCCTACCGCCAGCTGGCGACCAGGGCCGAGATGAAGAAGACCGACAGCCCCACGACCACGGCCCCCAGGACCACGCCGGAGATCGCCTCTTCCACCCCCGCCAGGGTGCCCCGACTGCGGGCGATCATCACAAGACCCGTGATTCCCAGCAGCAGGGCCGCGGCCCCCAGCACGCAGTTGACCCCTGGCAGCCAGCACAGCCGCAGGCCGGTCAGGCCCAGGGTGAAGCTCAGGGCGGCCACCGGGCAGACCGGACACTCCTGCCGCCTCCGGACCAGGTCGCGGACGGACAGCATGGCACTCACCTCCGCCCCGACCGTACGCGGAGAGAGTGCCGGCCGCAGTGGGAGATCTCCCGGGAGCCGGCGGGGAGGGCTCCCGGATCCGGAGCGTGC
Protein-coding sequences here:
- the hybB gene encoding Ni/Fe-hydrogenase cytochrome b subunit, encoding MARRLTPGRTILWILVAAAALISGVRYARGLGAVTRLSDRFPWGLWVGFDVLCGVALAAGGFTMAATVYVLHNERYRPLLRPAIVTGFLGYLLVIAALLVDLGRPYRIWHPLIMWNPHSVMFEVAWCVMLYTLVLALEFGIMVLERLGWTTLLSIARASLPPLVVAGVILSTLHQSSLGSLFLIVPGKLHPLWYTPLLPVLFFLSAVAVGPAMVTVEAALSARAFRRPLEFPLLADLGRAMAVVLTLYLGVRVVDLVLRDALSLATPRTVEGTLFWVEMAVGVILPLILLALPVALRPGTVVTAAALVVSGVVLNRLNVAITGMWAGSGATYVPSWMEVTVTLGIVSAGVLAYLWIAEHLPVFVERSEEYAGG
- a CDS encoding 4Fe-4S dicluster domain-containing protein, which gives rise to MALTRRQFLHLAAASAVGVTVLSPTRPATARRRAAPAVGVLVDVARCVGCRSCEMACKRYHGFPERESSDLGPTAWTYIRVRPLRQPRSHLNLGDAGADRRTYKVQCMHCLEPACASACPVAALRKTPEGPVVYDASRCLGCRYCMLACPFQVPRFEWDRPLPRIQKCNLCAERLARGEPPACVEACPMRALQVGPREAILAEAARRIAESPDRYVPAIYGAEEAGGTSWLYVSDVPFEELGFPVVVREPLPAYTWKALGKVPTLVIVIGATLSALEFFLRRRINLNGGGH